The genome window CATTTTTATGTTACTTGCAATTATCGCGTTGTATTTCAGTGTTTCGTATGTTGACCCAGCAACCGGAGAAAAAGTTCACACATTCAATATGTTATTGATGATGAATCCTGCTAATTATGAGGCGGGTTCATTGCTTGCAGGAATTCATACGTGGTGGCGGTATGTTGCGTTTCTTGCTATGTTTGTCGGTTTTGCAATTAAAGTTCCGATGTTTCCATTTCACACGTGGTTACCCGATGCACACGTTGAAGCGCCGACTGCAATTTCTGTAATTCTTGCCGGAGTTCTTCTCAAACTCGGAACGTATGGAATGTTGCGTATATGTTATCCGATTTTTCCCGATGCAACTGCGTGGTTTGCCGTTCCGTTGGGAATTTTTGCCGCGATAAATATTGTGTACGGCGCGCTTGTTGCAATGGCGCAGGAAGATTTCAAAAAACTGATTGCATATTCTTCTATCTCGCATATGGGAGTTGTGTTACTCGGAATGGCGGCGATGAACACACAAGGAATTACCGGCGCAGTGATGCAAATGTTTAATCACGGAACAGTTACAGCAATGCTCTTTTTGATTGTCGGCGTAATTTACGATAGAGCGCATACACGCGGTTTGTACGAGTTTGGCGGATTGATGAACAAAATGCCGAAGTATTCCGGTATTATGACGATTGCATTCTTTGCCGCGCTTGGTTTGCCGGGATTGAGTGGATTTATTTCAGAAGCATTTTCATTTCTTGGCGCATTTCAAAGTACGTTTGAACGTGATGCAATCCGGATAATTACCATTGTAAGCACAATTGGAATTGTACTTACTGCGGGTTATATGCTATGGACATTGCAACGAGTTTTTCTCGGAACACTTCCCGAAAAATGGAATGAACTTACTGACATTGATACGAGGGAACTTGTGATGCTTATTCCGCTTGCAATCATCGTCATCTTTTTAGGAATTTATCCTTCGCCGATGATTGATATGATGACAACTTCCATCAATGCTCTTGTTGAAGTTGTGAAAACTGGAAGCGGCGTAACTTCTGCAATGTTGGGAAACTAAAATCATTTTACATTTTATATTGAACATTTCATATTGTATTGCAATAATTTCAAGTGTAAATTTCTATGCAAGAAAATGGTGAACTCATAAAACTTGTTTCGATGATGCTCGATGAACTTCGCGATATGAAGAAGCAGCAATCAGAAACCAACTCAATTTTAAAAGAGCACACAAAAATTCTTAGCGAACACACACAAATTTTAAATCGCCATTCAGAAAAGTTCGATAAAGTTGAAAATGAACTCGGAAAAATTCGCATTATCCTGAATCAACACGATAGAGATTTGATGAAAATTGCTGACTTGTTAGAAACTCGTGTTGTTCATTGGGGAGATAGAATTATTGTTGAGGGAAATCCTCGCGTAAGTGGAGTTGTAGCGAAAGCCGCGTAAAAATTTTTTATTTTGAATTTTGAACTTTTAACTGACTTCAATGTCTCAACAAATTCTCGATAGTCTAAAATATTTTCAAGCAGAAACGATTCTCACGATTACGTTTTGCGTCGTGCTCATTGCAAGTTTGATTTTTAGAGATACAGTCAAACAAAAAAACGTTACTGCACTTTCTGCTTTTCTTGGAATTCTGTTTTCCATAATGACTGCTTTACGTTGTGAATTTGGAAATGGAATATCAATATTCAGCAATATGTATGCTGTGGATTCTTTTTCTGTATTCTTCAAAGTGATTATAGGTGTTAGTTCGCTAATCGTCATCGGCTTTTCATTTCAATCGGAAGAGTTAAATTCCAAGGGAAGAAAACTTGGCGAATATTATTCATTGCTTGTTGCGCTTACGCTTGGAATGTTTTTAATGACAAGCGCAAGTAATTTGTTGATGATGTATTTATCGCTCGAACTTTCTTCCATAGCGTCATACATTCTTGCCGGATACTTACGCGAACAAGAAGATTCTTCTGAAGCATCGTTGAAATATATTTTGTTTGGCGCTGCAGCATCGGGAGCAATGTTGTATGGAATTTCCATTCTCTACGGATTAACCGGTTCGCTCGATGTGTACGGAATTCAAAAAATTTTAGCAAGCGGAAGTTACAATTCTATTACACTTTTATTTTCCGGAATTTTAATACTCGTCGGTTTCGGTTACAAAATTTCAGCCGCACCATTTCATTTCTGGACTCCCGATGTGTATCAAGGTTCGCCGATAACGATTACTGCATTACTTGCCGTTGCATCAAAAGCCGGCGGATTTGCAATGATGATTCGATTTTTTGCGATTGCATTTTCTCACGCAATTCCTGAAGGATTTACAAGCGCATTGCAAGGTTTTGATTGGCAAACAATAATTGCCGGCGTTTCCGTTCTGACAATGTCGTTAGGAAATCTCGTTGCTCTGTGGCAAAACAATATGAAACGACTTCTCGCGTATTCCAGTATTGCGCACGCGGGATATATGTTGATGGCGTTTACCGTGATGAGCAACAGCGGAATTTCTGCGATTATGATTTACTTCATCGTCTATTTGTTTATGAATCTCGGCGCGTTTTATGTCGTTATGATTCTTGCAGAAAAACTTGGCAGTGAAGATGTTGAAGATTACAAAGGACTTGCGTATCGTTCACCGCTTGTT of Ignavibacteria bacterium contains these proteins:
- a CDS encoding NADH-quinone oxidoreductase subunit M translates to FGTIDIDYFIGIDGLSVMMVFLTALISLIGAISSFTIEKSVKGYYALLLLLDTGMMGTFVALDFFLFYVFWEVMLLPMYFLIGIWGGPRREYAAIKFFLYTLAGSIFMLLAIIALYFSVSYVDPATGEKVHTFNMLLMMNPANYEAGSLLAGIHTWWRYVAFLAMFVGFAIKVPMFPFHTWLPDAHVEAPTAISVILAGVLLKLGTYGMLRICYPIFPDATAWFAVPLGIFAAINIVYGALVAMAQEDFKKLIAYSSISHMGVVLLGMAAMNTQGITGAVMQMFNHGTVTAMLFLIVGVIYDRAHTRGLYEFGGLMNKMPKYSGIMTIAFFAALGLPGLSGFISEAFSFLGAFQSTFERDAIRIITIVSTIGIVLTAGYMLWTLQRVFLGTLPEKWNELTDIDTRELVMLIPLAIIVIFLGIYPSPMIDMMTTSINALVEVVKTGSGVTSAMLGN
- a CDS encoding NADH-quinone oxidoreductase subunit N, which codes for MSQQILDSLKYFQAETILTITFCVVLIASLIFRDTVKQKNVTALSAFLGILFSIMTALRCEFGNGISIFSNMYAVDSFSVFFKVIIGVSSLIVIGFSFQSEELNSKGRKLGEYYSLLVALTLGMFLMTSASNLLMMYLSLELSSIASYILAGYLREQEDSSEASLKYILFGAAASGAMLYGISILYGLTGSLDVYGIQKILASGSYNSITLLFSGILILVGFGYKISAAPFHFWTPDVYQGSPITITALLAVASKAGGFAMMIRFFAIAFSHAIPEGFTSALQGFDWQTIIAGVSVLTMSLGNLVALWQNNMKRLLAYSSIAHAGYMLMAFTVMSNSGISAIMIYFIVYLFMNLGAFYVVMILAEKLGSEDVEDYKGLAYRSPLVCVMMALFLVSLTGLPPTAGFIGKLFIFSSVITGKWYVLAIIGALNSVVSLYYYVKVFRNMFLKQPEGDSLPITLSVPQIVWLMILGIPTLLFGLYFTPIVEFAQASVKIFQ